In the Colwellia sp. 20A7 genome, one interval contains:
- a CDS encoding glutaredoxin family protein has product MTIYNLYGSEGCHLCEEALALCLLVIPKAQLNQIDIVDQETVAHESKTLVELYGVHIPVLEKLNPEGIAANQKLFWPFTAEQITLLLD; this is encoded by the coding sequence ATGACAATATATAATTTATATGGCAGCGAAGGTTGTCATTTATGCGAAGAAGCTTTAGCACTGTGTTTATTAGTAATACCTAAAGCGCAATTGAACCAAATAGATATTGTTGACCAAGAAACCGTCGCTCATGAAAGTAAAACTTTAGTAGAACTGTACGGTGTACATATACCCGTATTAGAAAAACTAAACCCAGAGGGTATAGCTGCTAACCAAAAGCTATTTTGGCCATTTACTGCAGAACAAATTACCCTGCTATTAGATTGA
- a CDS encoding DUF3466 family protein — MRKIAKNIIALSISSALSVSFLNSVNAATYQIVDEGDADQAKYTYAQQQNISGDMAISGTSLYDFPVQFDYLDDSDFTAIQLFAAINHVSVHALNNLEDIDALKAGNPTANDLSWVIRWLQDTSSGKGSDIEYQKVGDTIAITTVGGLQQEYPLLDTTFDGTEQLTRSTVDIIAGITDSGISYGSATAPYLPSETFTDEENTDHIYWLREHGMRGFYSYNQGSQIHEITPLEAEYGGGFSALMDANEVGVAVGFSSYKLVPSYSDFVENEDGGCADPEVVPAAMTLEACIAQVQTGSTSATYDAMAIKATLNPDGLPIIEELGLLVTPHEDDERSYSSYALALNSNGVAVGYADGFYDQNIVTPTVDQRKFYQYAVAYKNGSVIDISGDHSIRGTSVAYDINDAGTAVGYVTNSSGVRKFFYVDTNAPAEESNLVTPNDFFSGSDSTARAINNSDLIVGEGEIETHNESTSNPRRTAGFVYDMNNDVFTNLNLAIPCALRSTYNIIEAQDINDDGIISATATIKVERRDAYGEVMVDDFGTPLTEDVLRAITLEPTPDTSEVCTSEEEEKVVRQGASINFAGLLSLMALFSLRRKFFS, encoded by the coding sequence ATGAGAAAAATAGCAAAGAATATTATCGCCCTAAGCATTAGTAGTGCACTAAGTGTAAGTTTTTTAAATAGCGTCAATGCCGCCACATATCAAATTGTTGATGAAGGTGATGCTGACCAAGCAAAGTATACTTATGCTCAACAGCAAAACATTAGTGGTGATATGGCCATATCAGGCACTAGTTTATATGATTTTCCAGTGCAATTTGATTACCTTGATGACTCTGATTTTACTGCCATTCAATTATTTGCAGCAATAAATCACGTGAGTGTTCATGCTTTAAATAACCTTGAAGATATCGATGCTTTAAAAGCAGGTAATCCAACTGCGAATGACTTATCTTGGGTAATAAGATGGTTACAAGACACATCGTCAGGAAAAGGCAGTGACATCGAATACCAAAAAGTCGGCGATACCATTGCCATAACAACGGTTGGCGGTCTCCAGCAAGAATATCCGTTGTTAGACACAACTTTCGATGGAACCGAACAACTGACACGCTCAACGGTTGATATTATCGCTGGGATTACTGATAGTGGTATCTCCTATGGTAGTGCTACAGCGCCTTATTTACCGAGTGAAACCTTTACTGACGAAGAGAATACTGATCATATATATTGGCTTAGAGAGCATGGTATGAGAGGTTTCTATTCTTATAATCAAGGTAGTCAAATTCATGAAATAACTCCTCTAGAAGCAGAGTATGGCGGTGGTTTCTCTGCACTAATGGACGCAAATGAAGTAGGCGTTGCTGTAGGTTTTAGTAGTTACAAGTTAGTACCAAGTTATTCTGACTTTGTTGAAAACGAAGATGGCGGTTGTGCTGACCCAGAAGTTGTTCCTGCAGCTATGACACTAGAAGCTTGTATTGCACAAGTACAGACAGGCTCAACATCTGCTACCTACGATGCTATGGCAATTAAAGCCACCCTAAACCCTGATGGCTTACCTATTATTGAAGAGTTAGGCTTACTAGTAACGCCACATGAAGACGATGAGCGTTCTTACTCAAGTTACGCTTTAGCGCTTAATAGTAATGGCGTCGCAGTAGGGTATGCTGATGGTTTTTATGATCAAAACATAGTTACACCAACAGTAGATCAAAGAAAGTTTTATCAATATGCTGTTGCTTATAAGAATGGTAGCGTGATAGATATTAGTGGCGATCATAGTATTAGAGGTACGTCTGTTGCTTATGATATTAATGATGCAGGTACTGCGGTCGGTTATGTAACTAATAGCAGCGGTGTACGTAAGTTTTTCTATGTAGACACTAATGCGCCCGCAGAAGAAAGTAACCTAGTCACTCCTAATGACTTCTTTTCTGGCTCAGATAGCACCGCTAGAGCAATCAATAATAGTGATCTAATAGTAGGTGAAGGCGAAATTGAAACGCATAACGAAAGCACTAGCAACCCACGTAGAACTGCTGGCTTTGTTTATGACATGAACAATGATGTTTTCACTAACCTCAACTTAGCCATTCCATGTGCTTTACGCTCAACCTATAATATTATAGAAGCACAAGACATTAATGACGATGGTATTATTTCCGCAACAGCAACGATAAAAGTAGAACGTCGTGACGCTTATGGTGAAGTAATGGTTGATGATTTTGGTACACCATTAACAGAAGATGTATTACGCGCAATCACTTTAGAGCCAACACCTGACACTAGTGAAGTTTGTACATCAGAAGAAGAAGAAAAAGTAGTTCGTCAAGGCGCAAGTATAAACTTCGCTGGGCTTTTATCTCTGATGGCATTATTTAGTTTACGACGTAAATTCTTTAGTTAA
- the rlmKL gene encoding bifunctional 23S rRNA (guanine(2069)-N(7))-methyltransferase RlmK/23S rRNA (guanine(2445)-N(2))-methyltransferase RlmL, whose product MTVPMQQFLALTSPGIEVLLADEVKNLGAEQVIQKPEGVYFSASMELGYKICLWTRLATRVMLKLGEGEAKDKDELFKAASSVNWLEHFNSNTTFAIDFVGYSEEIRNSQFGGLTIKDAIVDQFRDQGFERPDVDKKSPQISFQARLLKDHVSIYLDFSGRGLFQRGYREHSGAAPLKENLAAALIIRSNWLDDTSKPLVDPMCGSGTILIEAVAMATKQAPGIQRASWGFADWLKHDENIWQEQLNDAIDSSESSLEKAQISSLKVFGIDIDPRVINTAQQNSRNAKLQRFIEFKCQNTNDMNNVYGSSAKGIAGTILFNPPYGERIGELPELVENFVLFGQKLKAQFINWRIAILTANIELLAMLKLSSFKRYKFKNGPLDCQLALYNVDEKQLEKDAVNPQSSFSEEDSDFANRLKKNRKGLKGWLKSNQIDCYRLYDADIPEYNVAIDVYGDYLVIQEYAAPKTIDADKAKKRLQEVIYWAPKVLEVPTDKVVLKTRAKQKGSNQYQRVDKSKQSMTINEHGALLKINLWDYLDTGLFLDHRKTRQIVAKKAKDKTLLNLFAYTGSVSLQAALHGARSITTVDMSNTYLNWAQDNFSLNKLNSHKYQFIQADCLDWLKKNTDKYDLIFIDPPTFSNSKRMEDSFDVQRDHVALLADALKSLSRGGEIFFTNNKRNFKMDFEGLEALGLQAKNMSDLTRDQDFARNKHIHNSWSVTRKG is encoded by the coding sequence ATGACAGTGCCCATGCAACAATTTTTAGCCCTAACCTCCCCTGGTATCGAGGTATTACTCGCCGATGAAGTAAAGAACCTTGGTGCTGAACAAGTTATTCAAAAACCAGAAGGTGTCTATTTCTCAGCATCCATGGAGCTTGGCTATAAAATTTGTTTATGGACTCGCTTAGCCACACGCGTAATGTTAAAGCTTGGCGAAGGCGAAGCTAAAGACAAAGATGAGCTATTTAAAGCCGCAAGCTCTGTTAATTGGTTAGAACACTTTAACAGTAATACAACCTTTGCAATTGACTTCGTAGGTTATAGTGAAGAAATTCGAAATAGCCAATTTGGTGGTTTAACCATTAAAGATGCTATTGTTGATCAATTTAGAGATCAAGGCTTTGAACGTCCTGATGTCGATAAGAAATCACCTCAAATCAGTTTTCAAGCTAGGTTACTAAAAGATCATGTCAGCATATACTTAGATTTTTCTGGCCGCGGATTATTTCAACGTGGCTATCGTGAGCACTCAGGTGCAGCACCATTAAAAGAAAACTTAGCCGCAGCATTAATTATTCGCTCTAACTGGCTAGACGATACAAGTAAGCCGTTAGTTGATCCTATGTGTGGCTCAGGCACAATATTAATTGAAGCCGTAGCAATGGCAACCAAACAAGCACCTGGCATTCAACGTGCCTCTTGGGGGTTTGCTGATTGGTTAAAGCACGACGAAAATATTTGGCAAGAACAGCTCAATGATGCCATTGATAGTTCTGAGAGCTCATTAGAAAAAGCACAAATCAGTAGCTTAAAAGTATTTGGTATTGATATTGATCCTCGTGTTATTAATACAGCACAACAAAACTCACGTAATGCTAAATTACAGCGCTTTATTGAATTTAAATGTCAAAACACCAATGACATGAATAATGTTTATGGCTCAAGCGCCAAAGGCATAGCAGGTACTATTCTATTTAACCCACCTTATGGTGAGCGTATAGGTGAGCTACCGGAACTCGTAGAAAACTTTGTATTATTTGGTCAAAAACTTAAAGCACAGTTTATCAATTGGCGAATCGCGATTTTAACCGCCAATATTGAATTGCTTGCTATGCTTAAATTATCAAGTTTCAAACGTTATAAATTTAAAAATGGTCCATTAGATTGCCAACTAGCACTTTATAATGTTGATGAAAAGCAATTAGAAAAAGATGCCGTAAATCCACAATCATCTTTTTCCGAAGAAGATAGTGATTTTGCTAACCGCTTAAAGAAAAACCGTAAAGGATTAAAAGGTTGGCTTAAATCAAACCAAATAGACTGTTATCGTCTTTATGATGCGGATATTCCTGAATACAATGTTGCCATTGATGTTTATGGCGATTATTTAGTAATTCAAGAATATGCTGCGCCAAAAACAATTGACGCTGACAAAGCCAAAAAACGCTTACAAGAAGTCATTTATTGGGCTCCAAAAGTATTAGAAGTGCCTACTGACAAAGTAGTTCTAAAAACCCGTGCTAAACAAAAAGGCAGTAATCAATACCAACGCGTTGATAAATCGAAGCAGTCTATGACCATTAATGAACATGGTGCACTGCTTAAAATTAACTTATGGGATTACCTTGATACAGGCTTGTTTTTAGATCACAGAAAAACACGACAAATTGTCGCTAAAAAAGCAAAAGATAAAACCTTATTAAATTTATTTGCTTATACTGGCTCAGTGTCATTACAAGCAGCGTTACATGGTGCTAGATCAATTACAACGGTAGATATGTCAAATACCTACCTTAATTGGGCACAAGATAACTTTTCATTAAACAAACTCAACAGTCACAAATATCAATTTATACAAGCCGACTGCTTAGATTGGTTGAAAAAGAACACCGATAAATATGATTTAATATTTATTGATCCACCTACTTTTTCAAATTCAAAACGTATGGAAGATAGTTTCGATGTTCAACGAGACCATGTTGCCCTACTCGCTGATGCCTTAAAATCACTTAGCCGTGGTGGAGAAATATTCTTTACCAATAATAAGCGTAATTTCAAAATGGATTTTGAAGGATTAGAGGCGCTAGGATTACAAGCTAAAAACATGTCGGATCTTACTAGAGACCAAGATTTTGCACGTAATAAACATATCCATAATAGTTGGTCTGTTACTCGCAAGGGTTAA
- the uup gene encoding ATP-binding cassette ATPase Uup gives MELLRIANGELAFGEDKILNKADLSVQTGERICLVGRNGAGKSTLMKILMGLQNLDDGQILKSSTMQLAMLEQDPPESSDLSVFSYVAQGVSENADLLSRYHKLIHLIGEDPSEKNLNKLAKVQDELEQAGAWQDEQRIEQAMSTLSLNPDAKISDLSGGWLRKLALAKALVTNPDILLLDEPTNHLDIESVLWLEKFLKDFGGTIIFISHDRAFIRGLSTRILDLDRGKLKSYPGDYDLYIEQKQHDLQVEEQQNALFDKKLAEEEVWIRQGVKARRTRNEGRVRSLEKLRLERTARRDVRNQSTMNITQGDRSGKLVFEAEDVTVAFGDKVIIENLNLLITRNDRLAFIGANGTGKSTLIKLIMEKLKATSGKMRSGVNLEIAYFDQHREALDLNKTVQEIVGEGKQEVEVNGKSRHVLGYLQDFLFSPKRARTPVRALSGGEKNRLLLARLFLRPSNLLILDEPTNDLDIETLELLEEVVANYAGTVILVSHDRDFVNNCVSSCLYFDGTGQINQIVGGYDDVDSYLALKEEERQRHLSSVSKKEVTQKTAPAAQKEASLAVKKKLSFKETKELEELPKIIETLENEVADLQEQVNQSDFFSLDEKHTKNILNQLSEKESKLDTAYSRWQALDEL, from the coding sequence ATGGAATTATTAAGAATAGCCAATGGCGAACTCGCTTTTGGTGAAGACAAAATTTTAAACAAAGCGGACTTAAGCGTTCAAACCGGCGAACGTATTTGTTTAGTTGGCCGTAATGGCGCGGGTAAATCAACATTAATGAAAATATTAATGGGTTTACAAAACCTAGATGATGGCCAAATATTAAAATCTAGCACGATGCAATTAGCTATGTTGGAGCAAGATCCACCGGAGTCGTCTGACTTAAGTGTATTTAGTTATGTTGCGCAAGGCGTTAGTGAAAATGCAGACCTACTGAGTCGCTATCACAAATTAATTCACTTGATTGGCGAAGACCCAAGTGAAAAGAACCTGAATAAGCTGGCAAAAGTACAAGATGAACTTGAACAAGCTGGTGCATGGCAAGACGAACAACGTATTGAACAAGCCATGAGCACGCTGTCATTAAATCCTGATGCAAAAATTAGTGACTTATCTGGTGGTTGGTTACGTAAACTAGCACTAGCTAAAGCATTAGTAACAAACCCTGATATTTTATTACTTGATGAGCCTACCAACCATTTAGACATTGAAAGCGTATTATGGCTTGAGAAGTTTTTAAAAGACTTTGGCGGTACTATTATTTTTATCAGCCATGATAGAGCGTTTATTCGTGGTTTATCTACCCGAATTTTAGATTTAGACCGTGGTAAGCTAAAAAGCTACCCTGGTGACTACGATTTATATATCGAACAAAAGCAACATGATTTACAAGTAGAAGAACAGCAAAATGCCCTATTTGATAAAAAGTTAGCTGAAGAAGAAGTTTGGATCCGTCAAGGTGTTAAAGCACGACGTACTCGTAATGAAGGACGTGTTCGTTCATTAGAGAAACTACGTCTTGAACGTACAGCTCGCCGTGATGTACGCAACCAAAGTACAATGAACATTACTCAAGGTGATCGTTCAGGTAAGCTCGTATTTGAAGCAGAAGATGTAACTGTAGCTTTTGGTGATAAAGTTATTATTGAAAACCTGAACTTACTTATTACACGTAACGACAGATTAGCTTTTATTGGTGCAAACGGCACTGGTAAGTCAACCTTAATAAAGCTTATTATGGAGAAACTCAAAGCCACTAGCGGTAAAATGCGCTCAGGAGTTAATTTAGAAATCGCTTATTTTGATCAACATCGCGAAGCGCTTGACCTAAATAAAACAGTACAAGAAATTGTAGGTGAAGGAAAACAAGAAGTAGAAGTTAACGGTAAATCTCGCCATGTACTTGGTTACCTTCAAGATTTTCTCTTTAGTCCTAAACGTGCACGTACGCCAGTTCGCGCCCTATCAGGTGGAGAAAAGAACCGTTTATTACTTGCAAGACTCTTTTTACGCCCAAGTAATTTACTTATTCTCGATGAGCCAACCAATGACTTAGACATTGAAACGTTAGAGTTATTAGAAGAAGTAGTTGCAAATTATGCAGGAACCGTTATTTTAGTTAGCCATGATCGTGATTTTGTGAATAACTGTGTAAGTAGCTGTCTTTATTTCGATGGTACAGGCCAAATTAATCAAATAGTGGGCGGCTATGACGACGTTGATAGTTATTTAGCATTAAAAGAAGAAGAACGTCAGCGCCATTTATCATCAGTTAGTAAAAAAGAAGTAACACAAAAGACAGCACCCGCAGCACAAAAAGAAGCATCGCTAGCGGTAAAGAAGAAGCTTTCTTTTAAAGAAACAAAAGAGCTGGAAGAGCTGCCAAAAATAATAGAGACCTTGGAAAATGAGGTTGCTGATTTACAAGAACAAGTCAATCAAAGCGATTTTTTTAGCCTAGATGAAAAACATACAAAAAATATATTGAACCAGCTTAGCGAAAAAGAGTCCAAACTCGACACTGCCTATTCAAGATGGCAAGCGTTAGACGAACTTTAA
- a CDS encoding IS66 family transposase encodes MLCWTAFLSSKQYSKITGVKITASTVFDQVELVCNAIYPVYQLLFNLAADGKHYYLDDTTNRILDAKSVIKKARNSEKVITRTGVYTSGVIATLADNRHIVLFETNIGHAGEFIDSILHKRSQSCAKPLIMSDALASNRPTVREAITSLCNSHARRQFVDVINHFPIEVEHVLKRYGEIWVNDDYTKEEKLTPSARLAYHQTHSAPIMEAIKLWGETHLANETVEENSGLGKAIRYFIKHYVGLSYFCSTEGVKIDNNRIEAMLKIVVRDRKNAMFHKTLLGATIGDVITSVIATASEAGINVFDYFTTLQREKEQVKKTPEDYLPWNYLAKNSIT; translated from the coding sequence ATACTTTGCTGGACTGCCTTTTTATCGTCAAAGCAGTATTCAAAAATTACTGGGGTAAAAATCACCGCGTCAACGGTTTTTGACCAAGTAGAGCTTGTTTGTAATGCTATTTATCCCGTGTACCAATTGCTCTTCAATTTAGCGGCTGATGGTAAACACTACTATTTAGATGACACAACTAACCGTATTCTTGATGCGAAATCGGTGATAAAGAAAGCACGCAACAGTGAGAAAGTCATCACACGTACGGGCGTTTATACCTCAGGTGTTATCGCAACGCTGGCTGATAACCGTCATATTGTTTTATTTGAGACTAACATCGGGCACGCGGGAGAATTCATTGACAGTATTTTGCACAAGCGCAGTCAATCATGCGCCAAACCACTCATCATGAGTGATGCGCTAGCGAGCAATCGGCCGACGGTACGTGAGGCGATAACGTCACTGTGTAATAGCCACGCAAGACGACAATTTGTAGATGTTATCAATCACTTTCCAATTGAGGTCGAGCATGTCCTCAAACGCTATGGTGAAATATGGGTCAATGATGACTATACGAAAGAAGAAAAGTTAACCCCGAGCGCAAGACTGGCCTATCATCAAACGCATTCAGCGCCCATCATGGAAGCCATAAAATTGTGGGGAGAAACGCATTTAGCCAATGAAACCGTTGAAGAAAACAGTGGCCTAGGCAAAGCTATTCGCTACTTTATCAAACATTATGTCGGACTGAGTTACTTTTGCAGCACTGAAGGAGTAAAAATCGACAATAATCGTATTGAAGCGATGCTCAAAATTGTGGTGAGAGACAGAAAAAACGCGATGTTCCACAAAACCTTACTGGGGGCAACGATTGGGGATGTCATTACCTCGGTCATCGCGACGGCAAGTGAGGCGGGTATTAATGTCTTTGACTACTTCACCACCTTACAACGAGAAAAAGAGCAGGTAAAAAAGACCCCTGAAGATTATTTACCCTGGAATTATCTCGCTAAAAATTCAATCACCTAA